One part of the Bacteroidota bacterium genome encodes these proteins:
- a CDS encoding 2-oxoacid:acceptor oxidoreductase subunit alpha, whose amino-acid sequence MSSNKVTSTEVEKVVIKFAGDSGDGMQLTGTQFTGTSALLGNDLATFPDYPAEIRAPQGTVAGVSGFQVHIGGTDIHTPGDYADVLVAMNAAALKANLKWIKSSKTIIVDTDSFKKKDLQKAGWESNPLEDSTLDAYKVIKAPITSMTKEALKDLGLDAKTMARSKNMFTLGMVYWMFSRPCEHTIKFLNDKFGKKLPLVAEANIKALRAGRNYASTIEAIPNQITITGSQSLEKGTYKNVMGNAATAWGILAASAKSGRDVFLGSYPITPATEILQEIAKHKHFGAKAFQAEDEIAGIASTIGASFAGSLPVTTTSGPGLALKGEALGLAVMTELPLVVVNVQRGGPSTGLPTKTEQSDLMQALYGRNGESPVAVIAASSPADCFDYSFEASKIALEHMTPVVLLTDGYLGNGSAPWKITKMDELPDINPPIVKEGTENWEPYSRDAERLARTWALPGTPGLEHRIGGLEKDGKTGNVSYVPENHQSMTEAREAKIEKIADYLPELQVEGAQEGDLLVIGWGGTKGSMLTSVREMVGEGKSIGLAHFNYINPLQKNVKEILGRYKKIVVAELNLGQFANYLRMSFPEFEYKQYNKVQGLPFTTIELKDAFNKILNEN is encoded by the coding sequence ATGTCGAGTAATAAAGTTACAAGTACAGAAGTAGAAAAGGTTGTCATTAAATTTGCCGGTGATTCCGGTGATGGAATGCAATTAACGGGAACACAATTTACAGGAACATCAGCCTTATTAGGTAATGATCTTGCAACATTCCCAGATTATCCTGCAGAAATTAGAGCTCCTCAAGGAACTGTAGCAGGAGTGTCAGGATTTCAAGTTCATATTGGAGGAACTGATATCCATACACCCGGAGATTATGCTGATGTGTTGGTAGCAATGAATGCTGCTGCACTTAAAGCAAACCTTAAATGGATAAAATCTTCAAAAACTATTATTGTTGATACAGATAGTTTTAAGAAAAAAGATTTACAAAAAGCCGGTTGGGAATCCAACCCGTTGGAAGATAGTACACTGGATGCCTATAAGGTTATCAAGGCTCCGATTACTTCTATGACTAAGGAGGCTTTGAAAGATTTAGGTCTTGATGCCAAAACTATGGCCAGAAGTAAAAACATGTTTACTTTAGGTATGGTTTATTGGATGTTCTCTCGTCCTTGTGAGCATACAATAAAATTCTTAAACGATAAGTTTGGTAAAAAATTACCTTTAGTAGCCGAAGCTAATATCAAAGCTCTAAGAGCAGGTCGTAATTATGCAAGTACCATTGAGGCGATACCTAATCAAATTACAATTACAGGGTCACAGTCTTTAGAAAAAGGGACTTATAAAAATGTAATGGGTAATGCTGCTACAGCATGGGGGATATTAGCTGCTTCAGCTAAATCGGGAAGAGATGTCTTCTTAGGTTCTTATCCTATTACTCCGGCAACAGAGATATTACAGGAAATAGCTAAACATAAGCATTTTGGAGCTAAAGCTTTCCAGGCTGAAGACGAAATTGCTGGTATTGCTTCTACTATAGGTGCATCGTTTGCGGGATCTCTTCCTGTAACAACAACATCAGGACCGGGACTGGCATTAAAAGGCGAAGCGCTTGGTTTGGCAGTAATGACAGAACTTCCATTAGTGGTAGTTAACGTTCAGCGTGGTGGACCATCAACAGGTTTACCTACAAAAACTGAACAGTCTGATTTAATGCAGGCTTTATATGGACGTAACGGTGAATCTCCTGTTGCTGTAATTGCAGCAAGTAGTCCTGCCGATTGTTTCGATTATTCTTTCGAAGCTTCAAAAATTGCTTTGGAGCACATGACTCCGGTAGTTTTGTTGACCGACGGATACTTAGGAAACGGTTCTGCACCTTGGAAAATTACTAAGATGGATGAACTTCCGGATATTAATCCACCTATCGTAAAAGAAGGAACGGAAAACTGGGAGCCATATTCTCGTGATGCTGAAAGACTTGCCAGAACATGGGCGTTACCGGGAACACCGGGATTAGAGCACCGTATTGGAGGTCTGGAAAAAGACGGTAAAACAGGAAATGTATCCTATGTACCGGAAAATCACCAGTCAATGACTGAGGCTCGTGAAGCTAAAATTGAAAAAATTGCCGATTATTTACCGGAATTACAGGTAGAAGGAGCTCAGGAAGGTGACTTACTTGTAATAGGATGGGGAGGAACTAAAGGTAGTATGTTAACTTCTGTTCGCGAAATGGTTGGAGAAGGTAAGTCTATTGGTTTAGCTCATTTCAACTACATAAATCCATTACAGAAAAATGTAAAAGAAATACTTGGCAGGTATAAGAAAATTGTTGTAGCTGAGCTTAACTTGGGTCAGTTTGCTAACTATTTAAGAATGAGTTTTCCTGAGTTTGAATATAAGCAGTATAACAAAGTTCAGGGATTACCTTTTACAACAATCGAATTGAAAGATGCGTTTAACAAAATTTTAAACGAAAACTAG
- a CDS encoding 2-oxoacid:ferredoxin oxidoreductase subunit beta produces METTKVKYTFKDFSSDQEVKWCPGCGDYAILSAVQKALPEMDVKKEDFVFISGIGCSSRFPYYMDTYGFHGIHGRGLAIATGTKLANPNLSVWQITGDGDAMAIGGNHFIHAVRRNVDLNVILFNNEIYGLTKGQFSPTTKLGMKTKTSPEGQIQNPFNPGELVMGSKGRFFARVMDKNPKHMKEVFIQAEKFKGTSVVEALTNCVIFNDKVHDQFTQKDHQDDMLFLEHGKPMLFGKNKEYGLMLHGFKLIKVKLGENHVTIDDILVHDAHVEETGLGMMLVNAGMGDGLPRVFGVIRSVQEDTFEERMQAQVDNVRETSKFANLDELFASGETWEIE; encoded by the coding sequence ATGGAAACAACAAAAGTAAAATATACATTTAAAGATTTCTCAAGCGATCAGGAAGTAAAATGGTGTCCGGGTTGTGGAGATTATGCTATATTAAGTGCAGTTCAGAAAGCATTGCCTGAAATGGATGTTAAGAAAGAAGATTTCGTATTTATTTCGGGGATTGGATGTTCTTCTCGTTTTCCATATTACATGGATACTTATGGATTCCATGGTATTCACGGACGTGGCTTAGCTATTGCAACCGGTACAAAACTTGCAAATCCAAATCTTAGTGTTTGGCAAATTACAGGTGATGGTGATGCTATGGCAATTGGTGGTAACCACTTTATCCACGCTGTACGTCGTAATGTTGATTTGAACGTTATTTTGTTTAATAACGAAATTTACGGATTAACAAAAGGACAGTTTTCTCCAACTACAAAGCTTGGGATGAAAACTAAAACTTCACCCGAAGGACAAATTCAAAATCCTTTTAACCCGGGAGAATTAGTTATGGGATCAAAAGGTAGATTCTTTGCACGTGTTATGGATAAAAATCCAAAGCACATGAAAGAGGTATTTATCCAGGCTGAAAAATTCAAGGGTACATCGGTTGTTGAAGCATTGACAAACTGTGTTATTTTCAACGATAAAGTTCATGATCAGTTTACTCAAAAGGATCATCAGGATGATATGCTTTTCCTTGAGCACGGTAAACCAATGCTGTTTGGTAAGAATAAAGAGTATGGTTTAATGCTTCACGGGTTTAAACTTATCAAAGTTAAATTAGGTGAAAACCATGTAACTATCGATGATATTCTTGTGCACGATGCCCATGTGGAGGAAACGGGATTAGGTATGATGTTGGTAAATGCAGGTATGGGAGATGGCCTTCCACGTGTGTTTGGAGTAATCCGCTCTGTACAGGAAGATACTTTTGAGGAACGTATGCAGGCTCAGGTAGATAATGTACGCGAAACAAGTAAATTTGCAAATCTTGATGAGTTGTTCGCAAGTGGCGAAACTTGGGAGATTGAGTAA
- a CDS encoding DUF1232 domain-containing protein gives MNKAYISAFNSAFKNATKLIKNPSRISRLIIEAGKKLSSGKSSLNNIKNELFTLTRLIKHWSKGNYKNVSTKTIISVVATVLYFVNPLDVIPDFLPVFGFTDDATILFYVLSKISNEIEEFKIWEKGLKEER, from the coding sequence ATGAACAAAGCTTATATATCCGCATTTAATTCGGCCTTTAAAAACGCGACAAAGCTAATTAAGAACCCATCGAGAATATCAAGGTTAATTATTGAAGCGGGTAAAAAATTAAGCTCCGGAAAATCGTCTTTAAACAACATAAAAAATGAACTATTTACGCTTACAAGACTTATCAAACACTGGTCTAAAGGCAATTATAAAAATGTGAGCACTAAAACAATTATTTCGGTTGTTGCCACTGTGCTTTATTTTGTAAATCCTCTTGATGTTATTCCTGATTTCTTACCCGTATTTGGCTTTACAGACGATGCAACTATATTATTCTACGTTTTAAGTAAAATTTCAAATGAAATTGAAGAGTTTAAAATTTGGGAAAAAGGATTGAAAGAGGAAAGATAA
- a CDS encoding exonuclease domain-containing protein has protein sequence MYAILDIETTGGKFNEEGVTEIAIYKFDGHEIVDQFSSLINPEIPIQPFVAKLTGINNKMLRSAPKFYEVAKRIIQITEETTIVAHNSSFDYRILKLEFGRLGYEFKRKTIDTVSLSKTLIPGMESYSLGKLCRSLGIPVTDRHRATGDALATVKLFKILLNKDSGKKIIKESVVEEKKSELTPKLISILRDLPTSTGVYYIHKKGGEIIYIGKSKNIKKRINQHFLNKSSHAKKIQKEIVAVSYEETGSELIALLKESEEIKTNLPKYNRAQRRSKFIFGLYHFKDDKGYLQLKVEKIKNGVEPLTSFVSNTEGKNALDKLREEYKLCQKLTNQYKTNGACFHYGIDECDGACVGEELPEDYNKKVEKIIHKHSFENQNFLIIDKGRNPNEKSAILVENGIYKGFGFADLDNQIANTKILKSLITPMKHNKEVKNIIQSYLRRKRVNKILDLNKAN, from the coding sequence TTGTACGCAATACTTGACATAGAGACAACGGGAGGAAAATTTAATGAAGAAGGAGTCACAGAGATTGCTATTTATAAATTTGACGGACATGAAATTGTAGATCAATTCTCCAGTTTGATAAACCCCGAAATTCCTATTCAGCCATTTGTGGCTAAACTAACAGGAATTAATAATAAAATGCTACGTTCGGCTCCAAAGTTTTACGAAGTAGCCAAACGAATTATTCAAATTACGGAAGAAACAACAATAGTTGCCCACAACTCATCTTTTGATTACAGGATCCTAAAACTTGAATTTGGAAGATTGGGCTACGAGTTCAAAAGAAAAACAATCGATACTGTTTCATTATCGAAAACATTAATACCGGGAATGGAGTCTTACAGTCTAGGAAAACTGTGCAGATCGCTTGGCATTCCTGTTACCGACCGACACAGAGCAACAGGTGATGCACTAGCTACAGTAAAACTGTTCAAAATACTTTTAAACAAAGATTCAGGCAAGAAAATTATAAAGGAATCAGTTGTTGAAGAAAAAAAGAGTGAACTTACTCCTAAACTAATTTCCATTTTAAGAGATCTTCCCACTTCAACGGGCGTTTATTACATCCACAAAAAAGGCGGAGAGATAATATACATAGGTAAAAGTAAAAACATCAAAAAAAGAATCAATCAACATTTTTTGAATAAATCATCGCATGCGAAAAAAATTCAGAAAGAAATTGTTGCTGTTAGTTATGAAGAAACCGGGAGTGAGCTAATTGCTTTACTTAAAGAATCGGAAGAAATAAAAACAAACCTGCCAAAATACAACAGAGCCCAACGAAGAAGTAAATTCATCTTCGGTTTATATCACTTTAAAGACGATAAGGGATACCTGCAACTAAAGGTAGAAAAAATAAAAAACGGTGTAGAACCACTAACCAGCTTTGTTTCGAACACAGAAGGAAAAAATGCCCTCGACAAACTTAGAGAAGAATACAAGCTATGTCAAAAATTAACTAATCAATACAAGACAAACGGCGCATGTTTCCATTATGGAATAGATGAATGCGACGGTGCTTGTGTTGGTGAAGAATTACCCGAAGACTACAATAAAAAAGTTGAAAAAATTATACATAAACACTCCTTTGAGAATCAAAACTTCCTAATAATAGACAAAGGGAGAAACCCCAATGAAAAATCGGCTATTCTGGTCGAAAATGGTATATATAAGGGATTCGGCTTTGCAGACCTGGACAATCAAATAGCAAATACCAAAATATTGAAATCGCTGATTACACCAATGAAACACAATAAAGAGGTAAAAAACATTATACAAAGCTACTTAAGAAGAAAAAGAGTAAATAAAATTTTGGATTTAAATAAGGCAAATTAA
- a CDS encoding YggS family pyridoxal phosphate-dependent enzyme gives MGIISENLDNIKSTLPDGVTLVAVSKTKPNEDILEAYEAGHRVFGENKIQEMVEKHEDLPKDIEWHMIGHVQSNKVKYMASFVSLIHGVDSPKLLKEINKRAKQNERVIDCLLQVHIADEESKFGFSGSEIDDLLASEAFGAYENIRITGLMGMATNTKDQDKISKEFESLKKLYDKLKTSNDNFTTLSMGMSGDYHLAVENGSNMVRIGSSIFGLRACAL, from the coding sequence ATGGGAATTATTTCTGAAAATTTAGATAACATAAAGAGCACTTTGCCTGATGGAGTAACACTTGTTGCGGTTTCGAAAACAAAACCAAATGAGGATATCCTGGAAGCTTACGAAGCCGGCCACAGAGTTTTTGGAGAAAACAAAATTCAGGAAATGGTAGAGAAACACGAAGACCTGCCAAAAGACATTGAATGGCACATGATAGGTCATGTACAAAGTAATAAGGTAAAATACATGGCTTCGTTTGTAAGTTTAATTCACGGTGTGGACAGCCCAAAACTCCTGAAAGAAATAAACAAAAGAGCAAAGCAAAACGAAAGAGTTATCGATTGCCTGCTACAGGTTCATATAGCCGATGAAGAAAGCAAGTTTGGATTTTCAGGTTCTGAAATCGATGATTTATTAGCTTCAGAAGCTTTTGGAGCATACGAAAACATTAGAATTACAGGTCTGATGGGGATGGCTACAAACACAAAAGATCAGGATAAAATTTCAAAAGAATTTGAAAGCCTGAAGAAACTTTACGACAAATTAAAAACTTCGAACGATAATTTCACTACCTTATCAATGGGAATGAGTGGCGACTATCATCTCGCTGTTGAAAATGGCTCCAACATGGTGAGGATAGGCAGCTCTATTTTCGGACTTAGGGCCTGTGCCCTATAA